One part of the Vicia villosa cultivar HV-30 ecotype Madison, WI linkage group LG6, Vvil1.0, whole genome shotgun sequence genome encodes these proteins:
- the LOC131609765 gene encoding nitrate regulatory gene2 protein-like: MGCAASKLENEDTVRRCKDRRRLMKEAVYARHHLAAAHSDYCRSLRLTGSALSTFAAGEPLSVSDNTPAVFINHKTTTPTPTTATKTFHHPPKPQPPSPSPSSFHHRPPPQQPFQPSPSPTITSSKLPHILSSSTNEHHHPRRRKPPAPKLPHILSDSSPSSTPRSNFSNNFAPGFFPTAHSTYSSTPSQTSSVWNWENFYPPPPPPPGSDYFDREHEHEHEHDQEDATSQFSFKSRNSEIPYSRQQPQQQHQQQQQRQQPQQPQIQTYQQQQQQRYPNLTAHEVEGFDSERSEYDYFNRKLATVQKNPSHHHLDEQHTETEREEVECSEWGDHYSTTSSSEEDDEEDEEDDDGVDGDVESRSEIGTRSNFGSSSAAAKGYVAAVGKSDDVASSSSTGEGVIDMKMVVRHRDLKEIVDSIKENFDKAAVAGDQVSEMLEISKAQLDRSFRQLRKTVYHSNSLLSSLSSTWTSKPPLAVKYRLEPGSLDEPGGLKSLCSSLERLLAWEKKLYDEVKSREGVKIEHEKKLSALQSQEYKGDDEAKIFKTKTSINKLQSLIVVTSQAVSTTSTAIVGLRDSDLVPQLVELCHGMMYMWRSMHQYHEVQSNIVQQVRGLVNRSGGGDSTSELHRQATRDLESAVSAWHSSFCRLIKFQRDFILSLHGWFKLSLMPVDNDKVNNRVDHSGADMFFDDWKLALDRVPDTVASEAIKSFINVVHVISSKQAEELKIKKRTENASKELEKKASSVRNIERKFYSSYSLVGISLPDSAPDNGQGLDARDPLAEKKLELATCQRRVEDEMMKHSKAVEVTRAMTLNNLQTGLPGVFQALTSFSSLFTEALDSVCTRSYAIK; the protein is encoded by the exons ATGGGTTGCGCGGCGTCGAAGCTGGAAAACGAAGACACTGTACGGCGGTGCAAAGACCGTCGCCGTCTCATGAAGGAAGCTGTTTACGCGCGTCACCATCTCGCCGCTGCACACTCCGACTACTGCCGTTCACTTCGCCTCACTGGTTCTGCTCTCTCTACATTCGCCGCCGGTGAGCCTCTTTCCGTCTCCGATAACACCCCCGCCGTGTTCATCAACCATAAAACAACCACCCCTACCCCCACCACCGCCACAAAAACGTTCCACCATCCACCAAAACCACAACCACCGTCTCCTTCACCGTCTTCCTTCCACCACCGTCCTCCGCCGCAGCAACCGTTTCAACCTTCACCTTCTCCAACAATAACCTCCTCAAAACTCCCTCACATTCTCTCTTCATCCACAAATGAACACCACCACCCTCGCCGCCGTAAACCACCGGCTCCGAAGCTCCCTCACATTCTCTCCGATTCAAGCCCTTCTTCTACACCTCGAAGCAACTTCTCCAACAATTTTGCTCCGGGTTTCTTCCCTACAGCACACTCTACATACTCTTCCACCCCTTCTCAAACTTCCTCAGTTTGGAACTGGGAGAATTTCTACCCTCCTCCTCCACCGCCACCGGGCTCCGATTACTTCGATCGAGAGCACGAgcacgaacacgaacacgacCAAGAAGATGCTACTTCACAATTCTCTTTCAAGTCACGAAATAGTGAAATTCCTTATTCCCgacaacaacctcagcaacaacatcaacaacaacaacaacgacaacaacctCAACAGCCACAAATACAAACatatcaacaacaacagcaacaacgtTATCCTAATCTAACAGCACATGAAGTAGAAGGATTTGATTCTGAGAGATCAGAGTATGATTACTTCAACAGAAAACTCGCAACGGTTCAGAAGAATCCTAGTCATCATCATTTGGATGAACAACACACGGAGACGGAACGAGAGGAAGTTGAGTGTAGTGAATGGGGAGATCATTACAGCACAACTTCATCTTCCGAGGAGGACgacgaagaggatgaagaagatgacgaTGGGGTTGATGGGGATGTTGAGTCAAGGTCTGAGATTGGGACTAGATCGAATTTCGGGTCATCGTCTGCGGCTGCAAAGGGATATGTTGCGGCGGTGGGGAAATCGGACGATGTAGCATCGTCTTCTTCGACGGGTGAAGGGGTAATTGATATGAAAATGGTTGTGAGACATAGAGATTTGAAGGAGATTGTGGATTCGATTAAGGAGAATTTCGATAAAGCTGCTGTTGCTGGAGATCAAGTTTCTGAGATGCTTGAGATTAGTAAAGCTCAGCTTGATCGAAGTTTCAGGCAATTGAGGA AAACTGTGTATCACTCAAATAGTCTATTGAGCAGCCTGAGCTCAACTTGGACCTCAAAACCACCTTTGGCGGTGAAGTACCGGCTCGAACCTGGTTCTTTGGATGAACCGGGCGGTCTGAAGAGTCTCTGCTCGTCTTTAGAACGGCTTTTGGCTTGGGAGAAGAAGCTCTATGATGAAGTCAAG TCTAGAGAAGGTGTGAAGATTGAACATGAAAAGAAATTGTCAGCCCTGCAGAGTCAGGAATACAAAGGAGACGATGAAGCAAAGATATTCAAAACCAAGACTTCCATAAATAAGCTGCAGTCGCTAATTGTTGTCACATCACAAGCGGTGTCTACCACCTCGACTGCTATTGTTGGCCTAAGAGACTCCGATCTTGTTCCTCAGCTTGTTGAGCTCTGTCATGG AATGATGTATATGTGGAGATCAATGCATCAGTACCATGAAGTCCAAAGCAACATAGTTCAGCAAGTTCGCGGCCTGGTGAATAGATCGGGAGGAGGCGATTCAACTTCTGAACTGCACAGACAGGCAACTCGTGACCTTGAATCCGCTGTTTCGGCTTGGCACTCGAGTTTTTGTCGCCTTATAAAATTTCAACGGGACTTTATTCTTTCCCTACATGGTTGGTTTAAGCTTAGTCTTATGCCGGTTGATAACGATAAAGTCAACAACAGGGTGGACCACTCTGGTGCTGACATGTTTTTTGACGACTGGAAGCTTGCACTTGACCGTGTCCCTGATACCGTTGCGTCTGAAGCCATCAAGAGCTTTATCAATGTTGTCCATGTGATATCTTCCAAGCAAGCCGAAGAGCTCAAGATAAAGAAGCGAACCGAGAACGCTTCCAAGGAACTCGAGAAAAAGGCTTCGTCTGTACGGAATATAGAAAGAAAGTTTTACAGTTCGTATTCTTTGGTAGGGATTAGCCTTCCTGACTCCGCGCCTGATAACGGACAAGGTTTAGACGCGCGCGATCCACTCGCCGAGAAAAAACTAGAACTAGCAACATGCCAAAGGCGCGTTGAAGATGAAATGATGAAGCATTCGAAAGCCGTTGAGGTAACACGAGCAATGACACTCAACAACCTACAGACAGGCTTGCCCGGAGTCTTTCAAGCACTGACCAGTTTTTCTTCGTTGTTCACCGAGGCTCTCGACTCGGTGTGTACTCGATCGTACGCCATCAAATAG